In a genomic window of Chaetodon auriga isolate fChaAug3 chromosome 1, fChaAug3.hap1, whole genome shotgun sequence:
- the ppef1 gene encoding serine/threonine-protein phosphatase with EF-hands 1 isoform X1 produces the protein MGCGTSIATETQGKRVETDGTVKTPSPALSKTPLISKDPSVTCVTSMKAAVLIQRWYRRYMARLEMRRRYTWNIFQSIEYAGEQDQLQLSSFFSFMLDNFTHLNGSEPDLISQLLDPVVDPWLDRETCYNLIPVPESYTGPRLSFPLSVSDTNTLLCAFKEQQTLHARYVLQLLYETKKLLKQMPNIIHLSTSYTKEITICGDLHGRLDDLLLIFYKNGLPSAETPYVFNGDFVDRGKKSVEVVTLLFAYLLLYPDNMHLNRGNHEDHIMNLRYGFTKEVMQKYKTHGREILQLFQDVFSLLPIATVIDGKILIVHGGISDQTDLDYLSTIERHKVKSALRFPRRSLEQLDIGHCSRQMKRMRSTDSSRPSSSRSHSRNQTTPNQRKRRCGLTRQDSAISTSSTSSSSSSSSSSLCSPRTPSCLTPRPCPSSPRMPYNINVLQVPFLDSLSSVPPPSPPQHEREWKQIVDILWSDPKTQEGCSLNTFRGGGCYFGPDVTQRLLLQHGLQLLVRSHECKQEGYELCHGGQVITIFSASNYYEEGSNRGAYIKVGRELVPRFYQYQVSRTTRKLTLTQRVRAAEGTALRALKEKLFTHRSELMSGFQQHDLNNTGRVSVSEWAQVLESVLRLELPWRTLRPHLARLAPDGSVEYQSCFEDMEPGIPLSQVTPNLAETLFRYRTDIEIIFNIIDKDHSGLISIEEFRHTWRLFSAHLGVDIDDGAIDDLARSIDFNKDGSIDFTEFLEAFRVVHKLDNKDQQLNGKLNGEKYS, from the exons ATGGGATGTGGCACCTCCATTGCTACGGAGACACAGGGGAAAAGAGTGGAGACGG atGGCACAGTTAAGACTCCCAGCCCGGCTCTGAGTAAGACCCCACTCATCTCTAAAGACCCGTCTGTGACATGCGTGACGT CTATGAAGGCAGCTGTTTTGATCCAGCGTTGGTACCGGCGCTACATGGCCCGTCTGGAGATGAGGCGCAGGTACACCTGGAACATCTTCCAGTCCATTGAATACGCCGGCGAACAGGACCAGCTACAG CTctccagtttcttcagtttcatgCTCGACAACTTCACTCATCTGAATGGAAGTGAACCAG ACTTGATCTCCCAGCTGCTGGACCCAGTGGTCGACCCCTGGTTGGACAGAGAGACCTGCTATAACTTGATCCCTGTTCCAGAGTCGTACACCGGACCCCGACTATCGtttcctctctccgtctctgatACGAACACTCTCCTCTGTGCATTTAAGGAGCAGCAG ACTCTACACGCCAGATatgttctgcagctgctgtacgAGACCAAAAAGCTCCTCAAGCAGATGCCCAACATCATCCACTTGTCAACATCCTACACCAAAGAGATCACTATATGTG GTGATCTGCACGGCCGGCTTGACGACTTGCTTCTCATATTTTATAAG AATGGCCTTCCCTCTGCGGAGACACCATACGTGTTTAATGGTGACTTTGTGGACCGAGGGAAAAAGTCAGTCGAAGTGGTCACGCTCCTGTTCGCCTACCTTCTGCTTTACCCCGACAACATGCACCTGAACCGAGGGAACCATGAAGACCACATAATGAACCTCAG ATATGGGTTCACAAAAGAAGTCATGCAGAAGTACAAG ACTCATGGCCGCGAGAtcctccagctgtttcaggaTGTTTTCAGCCTTCTGCCCATCGCAACAGTCATTGACGGAAAGATCCTGATCGTTCACGGAGGGATTTCAGACCAGACTGACCTGGACTACCTCAGCACCATAGAGAGGCACAAG GTGAAATCTGCACTGAGGTTTCCCAGACGGAGTTTGGAGCAGCTGGACATCggtcactgcagcagacagatgaaaagaatGAGATCCACCGACAGCTCCCGTCCCAGCAGCAGTCGCAGCCACAGCAGGAACCAAACAACCCCGAACCAGAG AAAGAGGCGATGCGGTCTCACCCGACAAGACAGCGCCATCTCCACGtcttccacctcctcatcatcgtcctcgtcctcctcttctctctgctctcctcgaACTCCATCCTGCCTCACGCCTCGTCCGTGCCCGTCTTCTCCGAGAATGCCTTACAATATCAATGTCCTCCAAGTGCCTTTCCTGGActccctgtcctctgtcccccctccttcacctccacaACATGAACGGGAATGGAAACAG attGTGGATATATTGTGGAGTGACCCTAAAACCCAAGAGGGCTGCAGTCTCAACACattcagaggaggaggctgctaCTTCGGCCCTGACGTCACCCAGAGACTGCTGCTCCAACACGGACTCCAGCTCCTCGTCAGATCCCACGAGTGCAAACAGGAGGGATATGAGCTCTGTCACGGTGGACAG GTGATCACTATTTTCTCAGCGTCAAACTATTATGAGGAAGGAAGCAACCGCGGCGCGTACATCAAAGTGGGCAGAGAACTGGTTCCCCGCTTCTACCAGTACCAAGTTAGCCGAACCACTCGCAAGCTCACCCTGACTCAGAG agtaCGAGCTGCTGAAGGCACTGCGCTCAGAGCCCTGAAGGAGAAGCTGTTCACCCATCGCTCTGAGCTGATGTCGGGCTTCCAGCAGCACGACCTGAATAACACCG GTCgtgtgtcagtcagtgaatGGGCTCAGGTGTTGGAGTCTGTGCTGAGACTGGAGCTGCCCTGGAGGACACTGCGTCCACACTTAGCCCGCCTGGCACCAGATGGCAGTGTGGAGTATCAGTCCTGCTTTGAGGATATGGAACCAGGGATTCCTCTGTCTCAG GTCACTCCAAACTTGGCTGAAACTCTGTTCAGATACAGGACAGACATTGAGATAATATTCAACATTATAGACAAAGACCattcag GTTTGATCTCTATTGAGGAGTTTCGTCACACCTGGCGTCTCTTCAGCGCCCACCTGGGTGTTGATATTGACGACGGAGCCATCGATGACCTGGCCCGAAGTATCGACTTCAACAAGGACGGCAGTATAGACTTCACTGAGTTTCTTGAGGCCTTCAGAGTGGTACACAAACTAGACAACAAGGATCAGCAACTTAACGGAAAGCTGAACGGAGAGAAATATTCATGA
- the ppef1 gene encoding serine/threonine-protein phosphatase with EF-hands 1 isoform X2, producing the protein MGCGTSIATETQGKRVETDGTVKTPSPALTMKAAVLIQRWYRRYMARLEMRRRYTWNIFQSIEYAGEQDQLQLSSFFSFMLDNFTHLNGSEPDLISQLLDPVVDPWLDRETCYNLIPVPESYTGPRLSFPLSVSDTNTLLCAFKEQQTLHARYVLQLLYETKKLLKQMPNIIHLSTSYTKEITICGDLHGRLDDLLLIFYKNGLPSAETPYVFNGDFVDRGKKSVEVVTLLFAYLLLYPDNMHLNRGNHEDHIMNLRYGFTKEVMQKYKTHGREILQLFQDVFSLLPIATVIDGKILIVHGGISDQTDLDYLSTIERHKVKSALRFPRRSLEQLDIGHCSRQMKRMRSTDSSRPSSSRSHSRNQTTPNQRKRRCGLTRQDSAISTSSTSSSSSSSSSSLCSPRTPSCLTPRPCPSSPRMPYNINVLQVPFLDSLSSVPPPSPPQHEREWKQIVDILWSDPKTQEGCSLNTFRGGGCYFGPDVTQRLLLQHGLQLLVRSHECKQEGYELCHGGQVITIFSASNYYEEGSNRGAYIKVGRELVPRFYQYQVSRTTRKLTLTQRVRAAEGTALRALKEKLFTHRSELMSGFQQHDLNNTGRVSVSEWAQVLESVLRLELPWRTLRPHLARLAPDGSVEYQSCFEDMEPGIPLSQVTPNLAETLFRYRTDIEIIFNIIDKDHSGLISIEEFRHTWRLFSAHLGVDIDDGAIDDLARSIDFNKDGSIDFTEFLEAFRVVHKLDNKDQQLNGKLNGEKYS; encoded by the exons ATGGGATGTGGCACCTCCATTGCTACGGAGACACAGGGGAAAAGAGTGGAGACGG atGGCACAGTTAAGACTCCCAGCCCGGCTCTGA CTATGAAGGCAGCTGTTTTGATCCAGCGTTGGTACCGGCGCTACATGGCCCGTCTGGAGATGAGGCGCAGGTACACCTGGAACATCTTCCAGTCCATTGAATACGCCGGCGAACAGGACCAGCTACAG CTctccagtttcttcagtttcatgCTCGACAACTTCACTCATCTGAATGGAAGTGAACCAG ACTTGATCTCCCAGCTGCTGGACCCAGTGGTCGACCCCTGGTTGGACAGAGAGACCTGCTATAACTTGATCCCTGTTCCAGAGTCGTACACCGGACCCCGACTATCGtttcctctctccgtctctgatACGAACACTCTCCTCTGTGCATTTAAGGAGCAGCAG ACTCTACACGCCAGATatgttctgcagctgctgtacgAGACCAAAAAGCTCCTCAAGCAGATGCCCAACATCATCCACTTGTCAACATCCTACACCAAAGAGATCACTATATGTG GTGATCTGCACGGCCGGCTTGACGACTTGCTTCTCATATTTTATAAG AATGGCCTTCCCTCTGCGGAGACACCATACGTGTTTAATGGTGACTTTGTGGACCGAGGGAAAAAGTCAGTCGAAGTGGTCACGCTCCTGTTCGCCTACCTTCTGCTTTACCCCGACAACATGCACCTGAACCGAGGGAACCATGAAGACCACATAATGAACCTCAG ATATGGGTTCACAAAAGAAGTCATGCAGAAGTACAAG ACTCATGGCCGCGAGAtcctccagctgtttcaggaTGTTTTCAGCCTTCTGCCCATCGCAACAGTCATTGACGGAAAGATCCTGATCGTTCACGGAGGGATTTCAGACCAGACTGACCTGGACTACCTCAGCACCATAGAGAGGCACAAG GTGAAATCTGCACTGAGGTTTCCCAGACGGAGTTTGGAGCAGCTGGACATCggtcactgcagcagacagatgaaaagaatGAGATCCACCGACAGCTCCCGTCCCAGCAGCAGTCGCAGCCACAGCAGGAACCAAACAACCCCGAACCAGAG AAAGAGGCGATGCGGTCTCACCCGACAAGACAGCGCCATCTCCACGtcttccacctcctcatcatcgtcctcgtcctcctcttctctctgctctcctcgaACTCCATCCTGCCTCACGCCTCGTCCGTGCCCGTCTTCTCCGAGAATGCCTTACAATATCAATGTCCTCCAAGTGCCTTTCCTGGActccctgtcctctgtcccccctccttcacctccacaACATGAACGGGAATGGAAACAG attGTGGATATATTGTGGAGTGACCCTAAAACCCAAGAGGGCTGCAGTCTCAACACattcagaggaggaggctgctaCTTCGGCCCTGACGTCACCCAGAGACTGCTGCTCCAACACGGACTCCAGCTCCTCGTCAGATCCCACGAGTGCAAACAGGAGGGATATGAGCTCTGTCACGGTGGACAG GTGATCACTATTTTCTCAGCGTCAAACTATTATGAGGAAGGAAGCAACCGCGGCGCGTACATCAAAGTGGGCAGAGAACTGGTTCCCCGCTTCTACCAGTACCAAGTTAGCCGAACCACTCGCAAGCTCACCCTGACTCAGAG agtaCGAGCTGCTGAAGGCACTGCGCTCAGAGCCCTGAAGGAGAAGCTGTTCACCCATCGCTCTGAGCTGATGTCGGGCTTCCAGCAGCACGACCTGAATAACACCG GTCgtgtgtcagtcagtgaatGGGCTCAGGTGTTGGAGTCTGTGCTGAGACTGGAGCTGCCCTGGAGGACACTGCGTCCACACTTAGCCCGCCTGGCACCAGATGGCAGTGTGGAGTATCAGTCCTGCTTTGAGGATATGGAACCAGGGATTCCTCTGTCTCAG GTCACTCCAAACTTGGCTGAAACTCTGTTCAGATACAGGACAGACATTGAGATAATATTCAACATTATAGACAAAGACCattcag GTTTGATCTCTATTGAGGAGTTTCGTCACACCTGGCGTCTCTTCAGCGCCCACCTGGGTGTTGATATTGACGACGGAGCCATCGATGACCTGGCCCGAAGTATCGACTTCAACAAGGACGGCAGTATAGACTTCACTGAGTTTCTTGAGGCCTTCAGAGTGGTACACAAACTAGACAACAAGGATCAGCAACTTAACGGAAAGCTGAACGGAGAGAAATATTCATGA
- the ppef1 gene encoding serine/threonine-protein phosphatase with EF-hands 1 isoform X3, producing MGCGTSIATETQGKRVETAMKAAVLIQRWYRRYMARLEMRRRYTWNIFQSIEYAGEQDQLQLSSFFSFMLDNFTHLNGSEPDLISQLLDPVVDPWLDRETCYNLIPVPESYTGPRLSFPLSVSDTNTLLCAFKEQQTLHARYVLQLLYETKKLLKQMPNIIHLSTSYTKEITICGDLHGRLDDLLLIFYKNGLPSAETPYVFNGDFVDRGKKSVEVVTLLFAYLLLYPDNMHLNRGNHEDHIMNLRYGFTKEVMQKYKTHGREILQLFQDVFSLLPIATVIDGKILIVHGGISDQTDLDYLSTIERHKVKSALRFPRRSLEQLDIGHCSRQMKRMRSTDSSRPSSSRSHSRNQTTPNQRKRRCGLTRQDSAISTSSTSSSSSSSSSSLCSPRTPSCLTPRPCPSSPRMPYNINVLQVPFLDSLSSVPPPSPPQHEREWKQIVDILWSDPKTQEGCSLNTFRGGGCYFGPDVTQRLLLQHGLQLLVRSHECKQEGYELCHGGQVITIFSASNYYEEGSNRGAYIKVGRELVPRFYQYQVSRTTRKLTLTQRVRAAEGTALRALKEKLFTHRSELMSGFQQHDLNNTGRVSVSEWAQVLESVLRLELPWRTLRPHLARLAPDGSVEYQSCFEDMEPGIPLSQVTPNLAETLFRYRTDIEIIFNIIDKDHSGLISIEEFRHTWRLFSAHLGVDIDDGAIDDLARSIDFNKDGSIDFTEFLEAFRVVHKLDNKDQQLNGKLNGEKYS from the exons ATGGGATGTGGCACCTCCATTGCTACGGAGACACAGGGGAAAAGAGTGGAGACGG CTATGAAGGCAGCTGTTTTGATCCAGCGTTGGTACCGGCGCTACATGGCCCGTCTGGAGATGAGGCGCAGGTACACCTGGAACATCTTCCAGTCCATTGAATACGCCGGCGAACAGGACCAGCTACAG CTctccagtttcttcagtttcatgCTCGACAACTTCACTCATCTGAATGGAAGTGAACCAG ACTTGATCTCCCAGCTGCTGGACCCAGTGGTCGACCCCTGGTTGGACAGAGAGACCTGCTATAACTTGATCCCTGTTCCAGAGTCGTACACCGGACCCCGACTATCGtttcctctctccgtctctgatACGAACACTCTCCTCTGTGCATTTAAGGAGCAGCAG ACTCTACACGCCAGATatgttctgcagctgctgtacgAGACCAAAAAGCTCCTCAAGCAGATGCCCAACATCATCCACTTGTCAACATCCTACACCAAAGAGATCACTATATGTG GTGATCTGCACGGCCGGCTTGACGACTTGCTTCTCATATTTTATAAG AATGGCCTTCCCTCTGCGGAGACACCATACGTGTTTAATGGTGACTTTGTGGACCGAGGGAAAAAGTCAGTCGAAGTGGTCACGCTCCTGTTCGCCTACCTTCTGCTTTACCCCGACAACATGCACCTGAACCGAGGGAACCATGAAGACCACATAATGAACCTCAG ATATGGGTTCACAAAAGAAGTCATGCAGAAGTACAAG ACTCATGGCCGCGAGAtcctccagctgtttcaggaTGTTTTCAGCCTTCTGCCCATCGCAACAGTCATTGACGGAAAGATCCTGATCGTTCACGGAGGGATTTCAGACCAGACTGACCTGGACTACCTCAGCACCATAGAGAGGCACAAG GTGAAATCTGCACTGAGGTTTCCCAGACGGAGTTTGGAGCAGCTGGACATCggtcactgcagcagacagatgaaaagaatGAGATCCACCGACAGCTCCCGTCCCAGCAGCAGTCGCAGCCACAGCAGGAACCAAACAACCCCGAACCAGAG AAAGAGGCGATGCGGTCTCACCCGACAAGACAGCGCCATCTCCACGtcttccacctcctcatcatcgtcctcgtcctcctcttctctctgctctcctcgaACTCCATCCTGCCTCACGCCTCGTCCGTGCCCGTCTTCTCCGAGAATGCCTTACAATATCAATGTCCTCCAAGTGCCTTTCCTGGActccctgtcctctgtcccccctccttcacctccacaACATGAACGGGAATGGAAACAG attGTGGATATATTGTGGAGTGACCCTAAAACCCAAGAGGGCTGCAGTCTCAACACattcagaggaggaggctgctaCTTCGGCCCTGACGTCACCCAGAGACTGCTGCTCCAACACGGACTCCAGCTCCTCGTCAGATCCCACGAGTGCAAACAGGAGGGATATGAGCTCTGTCACGGTGGACAG GTGATCACTATTTTCTCAGCGTCAAACTATTATGAGGAAGGAAGCAACCGCGGCGCGTACATCAAAGTGGGCAGAGAACTGGTTCCCCGCTTCTACCAGTACCAAGTTAGCCGAACCACTCGCAAGCTCACCCTGACTCAGAG agtaCGAGCTGCTGAAGGCACTGCGCTCAGAGCCCTGAAGGAGAAGCTGTTCACCCATCGCTCTGAGCTGATGTCGGGCTTCCAGCAGCACGACCTGAATAACACCG GTCgtgtgtcagtcagtgaatGGGCTCAGGTGTTGGAGTCTGTGCTGAGACTGGAGCTGCCCTGGAGGACACTGCGTCCACACTTAGCCCGCCTGGCACCAGATGGCAGTGTGGAGTATCAGTCCTGCTTTGAGGATATGGAACCAGGGATTCCTCTGTCTCAG GTCACTCCAAACTTGGCTGAAACTCTGTTCAGATACAGGACAGACATTGAGATAATATTCAACATTATAGACAAAGACCattcag GTTTGATCTCTATTGAGGAGTTTCGTCACACCTGGCGTCTCTTCAGCGCCCACCTGGGTGTTGATATTGACGACGGAGCCATCGATGACCTGGCCCGAAGTATCGACTTCAACAAGGACGGCAGTATAGACTTCACTGAGTTTCTTGAGGCCTTCAGAGTGGTACACAAACTAGACAACAAGGATCAGCAACTTAACGGAAAGCTGAACGGAGAGAAATATTCATGA